The following coding sequences lie in one Maribacter forsetii DSM 18668 genomic window:
- a CDS encoding RagB/SusD family nutrient uptake outer membrane protein: MKNIVLGLIIIMSFSACEKTLEEVPKDFVSKANFYNTEEDAQAAIVGVYAGLQSDFFGMNHYLMTELHGDFILGRGSQAPITIWDQILDQTSIGRCASNWSSLYTTINRANAVLDNVSQIEDIDADAKEQILGEAHFLRALCYFELVRGWGAVPIKTSESVDLSTVEAARESESKVYELIVADALAAENSLGEIGSQTGRASKWGAKMLLAHVYLTLENWEAAAEKADDVIVNGPFSLVEVESPDDFYKVFAVDSSTEDIMSVHHSETKTSGIPTYIHRGQALPYNYSSTGYFAWLPDTNSFIGDSWDDNDLRKEFNLYTEYQNFDGSWVSLPETLPVLFKKFISNSSGQNVYSVPIYRFAEAYLIYAEAANNANGGPTVLATERLNIIKRRAYGLDLNTVSSEDYSSSMGSIDFRNAVLQERAYEFLLERRRWFDLKRTGSVKEAFTAAGKNIIDERFLWPIPENEINNNPAINQADQNPGY; encoded by the coding sequence ATGAAAAATATAGTTTTAGGATTAATAATAATCATGTCTTTCTCTGCTTGTGAAAAGACATTGGAGGAAGTACCTAAAGATTTTGTATCTAAGGCAAACTTCTACAATACAGAAGAAGATGCACAAGCTGCAATTGTTGGTGTTTACGCTGGCTTGCAAAGTGACTTTTTTGGAATGAATCATTATTTGATGACAGAGCTTCATGGTGATTTTATTTTGGGTAGAGGGTCACAAGCTCCCATTACTATTTGGGATCAAATATTAGATCAAACGAGTATTGGAAGGTGTGCTTCAAATTGGTCATCCCTGTATACTACAATCAATCGAGCGAATGCGGTTTTAGATAATGTTTCGCAAATCGAAGATATAGATGCCGATGCAAAAGAGCAGATCCTTGGAGAAGCACATTTCTTGAGAGCTTTATGTTATTTTGAATTGGTACGTGGTTGGGGTGCAGTCCCTATTAAGACTAGTGAAAGTGTAGATTTGAGTACTGTAGAAGCTGCAAGGGAGTCAGAAAGTAAGGTGTATGAATTAATTGTTGCTGATGCCTTGGCTGCTGAAAACAGCCTTGGTGAAATAGGATCACAAACAGGTAGGGCATCTAAATGGGGGGCAAAGATGTTGTTGGCCCACGTTTATTTGACTTTGGAAAATTGGGAAGCAGCAGCTGAAAAGGCTGATGATGTAATTGTCAATGGTCCTTTTAGCCTTGTTGAAGTTGAAAGCCCAGATGATTTTTATAAGGTGTTTGCTGTAGATTCAAGTACAGAAGATATTATGTCAGTACATCATTCTGAAACAAAAACTTCTGGCATTCCAACTTATATACATAGAGGTCAGGCATTGCCATATAATTATTCATCTACAGGTTACTTTGCATGGCTTCCCGATACAAATTCTTTTATTGGTGATAGTTGGGACGATAACGATTTACGAAAGGAATTTAATTTATATACAGAGTATCAGAATTTTGATGGGTCATGGGTTTCTTTACCAGAAACGTTACCGGTACTTTTCAAGAAATTCATTTCTAACTCTTCTGGACAAAATGTATATAGTGTGCCTATTTATAGGTTTGCAGAAGCTTATTTAATTTATGCAGAAGCGGCAAATAATGCAAATGGAGGTCCAACAGTGCTTGCTACGGAGAGATTGAACATTATAAAAAGACGAGCTTATGGTTTGGATTTGAACACAGTTTCTTCAGAAGATTATTCTTCTAGTATGGGTTCCATTGATTTTAGAAATGCGGTCTTACAAGAACGTGCATATGAGTTTTTGTTAGAACGTAGACGCTGGTTTGATTTAAAACGTACTGGATCTGTTAAGGAAGCTTTTACGGCAGCTGGTAAGAATATTATTGATGAGCGTTTTTTATGGCCTATTCCTGAAAATGAAATCAATAACAACCCGGCAATTAATCAAGCTGATCAAAATCCAGGTTACTAA
- a CDS encoding FAD-dependent oxidoreductase: protein MTKLIKFFTLILMFQGLNAQTKKYDIVIYGGTSAGIAAAIQSSRMNKSVVLIEPTSRIGGLTTGGLGQTDIGNKQAIGGISREFYENIKKYYDNSSNWKWEDKSDYKDGGQTRTQEGEPTMWTFEPSAALSVYDQMLKKEKVKLVYNERLNRDSGVEMEHGKIISITMESGKKFVGKMFLDATYEGDLMATAGVSYTVGRESNEEYGETLNGVQANNYNVSLTKLISKNAANHNFIPKVDPYIIKGDPKSGLLPNINEKPGVDGNGDDKVQAYCFRMCLTDHPENRISFIKPDNYNELNYELLFRNYEAREGSVRDMYYKGGPLLPLINSSMPNRKTDSNNRFGFSTDYIGKNYNYPEASYAERERIVEDHRNYQMGLMWTLANHPRIPKEVRDEASKWGTTKDEFEREDGWQQQLYIREARRMVSDYVMTQRNCEGLEVVEDVIGLAAYTMDSHNVQRYVDANGFVQNEGNVEAHGFDPYPISYKSLTPKKEECKNLIVPVCLSSTHIAFGSIRMEPVFMVLGESAATAASLAIDSNNSVQNVPYESLKSILLKNGQHLK from the coding sequence ATGACCAAACTAATAAAATTTTTCACACTCATATTAATGTTTCAAGGCTTGAACGCACAAACAAAAAAATATGATATAGTTATTTATGGGGGTACTTCAGCTGGTATCGCTGCAGCAATTCAATCGAGTAGAATGAATAAATCAGTCGTACTTATTGAACCAACAAGCCGAATTGGAGGTTTAACTACAGGAGGCTTAGGACAGACGGATATTGGTAACAAGCAGGCAATAGGAGGAATTTCTAGAGAGTTTTATGAGAACATTAAAAAGTACTATGACAATTCAAGTAATTGGAAATGGGAAGATAAATCCGATTACAAGGATGGCGGACAAACACGAACGCAAGAAGGGGAACCTACCATGTGGACTTTTGAACCTTCAGCAGCATTATCGGTTTATGATCAGATGTTAAAAAAAGAGAAGGTAAAACTAGTATACAATGAAAGATTGAATAGAGATTCTGGTGTAGAAATGGAACATGGTAAAATCATTTCTATTACAATGGAAAGTGGAAAGAAATTCGTCGGTAAAATGTTTCTTGATGCTACTTATGAAGGGGATTTAATGGCTACCGCTGGTGTTAGCTATACTGTTGGTCGTGAGAGTAATGAGGAATACGGTGAAACTTTGAACGGTGTTCAGGCCAATAATTACAATGTTTCATTGACCAAATTAATTTCTAAAAATGCAGCTAATCATAATTTTATACCAAAAGTAGATCCTTATATTATTAAAGGGGATCCTAAGAGCGGACTTTTACCGAATATAAATGAAAAACCCGGGGTCGACGGAAATGGAGATGATAAGGTTCAAGCTTATTGTTTTAGAATGTGTTTGACCGACCATCCTGAGAATAGAATTTCTTTTATAAAACCAGATAATTATAATGAGTTGAACTATGAACTGTTATTTCGCAATTATGAAGCTAGAGAAGGGTCAGTACGAGATATGTACTATAAAGGTGGACCTCTATTGCCATTAATAAATTCTAGTATGCCAAATCGTAAGACCGATTCGAATAACAGATTTGGATTTTCTACCGATTATATCGGAAAGAACTATAACTATCCAGAGGCTTCATACGCTGAAAGAGAAAGAATAGTAGAAGATCACCGCAATTACCAAATGGGCTTAATGTGGACGTTGGCCAATCACCCCAGAATTCCTAAAGAGGTTCGTGATGAAGCTTCAAAATGGGGGACAACCAAAGATGAATTTGAGAGAGAAGATGGTTGGCAGCAACAACTATATATACGTGAAGCAAGACGTATGGTAAGCGATTATGTTATGACACAGCGTAATTGTGAGGGGCTTGAAGTGGTAGAGGATGTCATTGGGCTAGCCGCATATACAATGGATTCGCATAATGTACAACGTTACGTAGATGCTAACGGTTTTGTTCAAAATGAAGGTAACGTTGAAGCGCATGGCTTTGATCCATACCCTATAAGCTACAAATCTTTGACACCAAAAAAGGAAGAATGTAAAAATCTAATTGTACCGGTCTGCCTAAGCTCCACCCATATAGCTTTTGGTTCTATTAGAATGGAACCGGTATTTATGGTTTTAGGTGAATCAGCGGCTACTGCTGCATCGTTGGCAATTGATTCAAACAATTCAGTTCAGAATGTACCCTATGAAAGTTTGAAATCCATTCTACTAAAAAATGGTCAACACCTTAAATAA
- a CDS encoding sulfatase family protein has protein sequence MKPLKEIVNEKATKFWLRKYCFSSVLALCILVFTSCKEEKVESSKLPNIILILADDLGYGDLGSYNDQSLVPTPNLDKLASEGISFTNAYCPVSVCTPSRYALMTGTYPFRSWKKSGVLANYEPSMISDGQLTLPKMLKEAGYMTAGFGKWHLGANFPTLDGLKPAGYGQFKSENNGKNIDLSKPIENGPVDKGFENWYGFSCASECWVMEGNNIVAALQHEFYNIDAAKGKEHIEIIPSNEYLKLLTKKSIAFLSQRFRSTDKNPFFLYFAPYVPHIPLSVSDEFIGKTKAGTYGDYVAELDTYIGQILDTLESSGQADNTLILFASDNGSQFERTGIYKNNANPSNDLASVKEKHNDPEEHHPNGNLKGSKWTIWEGGVRMPFIAKWPGKIPTGMKSDKIFALNDVMATLGALVNYDLPENVAIDSYDQSLNFLGKENNIRNTVVVQSSNGQMGLRKGDWKYVQPNENDLQGQLYNLAEDESESNDLINEHFELVEEMKKELLEITSNTYSKNQNK, from the coding sequence ATGAAGCCATTAAAAGAAATTGTTAATGAAAAAGCCACCAAATTTTGGTTAAGAAAGTATTGCTTTAGTAGTGTTTTAGCGTTATGTATATTGGTTTTTACATCTTGTAAAGAGGAAAAAGTGGAATCAAGTAAATTGCCAAACATTATCTTAATATTAGCCGATGATCTTGGTTACGGAGATTTGGGTTCATATAATGATCAGTCTTTAGTGCCTACGCCCAATTTGGATAAATTGGCATCTGAAGGTATCAGTTTTACCAATGCTTATTGTCCTGTCTCGGTTTGCACACCATCAAGATATGCGTTGATGACCGGTACATATCCTTTTAGAAGTTGGAAGAAATCCGGTGTACTTGCAAATTATGAACCTTCCATGATAAGCGATGGTCAATTAACACTTCCTAAAATGCTAAAGGAAGCGGGTTATATGACGGCAGGTTTTGGAAAATGGCATTTAGGAGCAAATTTTCCAACATTGGACGGACTTAAACCAGCGGGATACGGTCAGTTTAAATCAGAAAATAATGGTAAAAATATCGATTTGAGCAAACCAATTGAAAATGGTCCAGTGGATAAAGGTTTTGAAAATTGGTACGGGTTTAGCTGTGCGAGTGAATGCTGGGTAATGGAAGGTAATAATATAGTTGCGGCCTTACAACATGAATTTTATAATATAGATGCAGCCAAGGGTAAGGAACATATTGAAATTATTCCATCTAACGAGTATTTAAAACTACTTACTAAAAAAAGTATCGCATTTTTAAGTCAGAGATTCAGGTCAACAGATAAAAATCCGTTTTTTCTATACTTTGCTCCTTATGTACCACACATTCCATTGTCGGTAAGTGATGAGTTTATTGGGAAAACAAAAGCTGGAACCTATGGTGATTATGTTGCTGAATTGGATACTTATATTGGTCAAATATTAGATACACTTGAGAGTTCTGGACAGGCGGATAATACCCTAATACTTTTTGCTAGTGACAATGGGTCGCAATTTGAAAGAACTGGTATATATAAAAATAATGCCAACCCTAGTAATGATTTAGCAAGTGTAAAAGAAAAACATAATGACCCAGAAGAGCATCATCCAAATGGTAATCTTAAAGGGTCTAAATGGACAATATGGGAAGGCGGGGTGCGTATGCCATTTATAGCAAAATGGCCAGGTAAAATTCCGACAGGTATGAAGTCGGATAAGATTTTTGCTTTAAACGATGTAATGGCAACTTTGGGAGCTCTTGTCAATTATGACTTGCCAGAGAATGTTGCGATAGATAGTTATGATCAATCTTTAAACTTTTTGGGAAAGGAAAATAATATTAGAAATACTGTCGTAGTACAATCTTCCAATGGTCAAATGGGATTGCGGAAAGGGGACTGGAAATATGTTCAGCCAAACGAGAATGATTTACAGGGTCAATTATATAATCTGGCGGAGGATGAATCTGAATCTAATGATTTAATTAACGAGCATTTTGAATTGGTAGAAGAAATGAAAAAAGAACTACTTGAAATAACATCCAATACCTACTCTAAAAATCAAAACAAATGA
- a CDS encoding FAD-dependent oxidoreductase — MKSISRFVLHMVVLMISTLILYSCEDKSTDVKETITADIIIYGGTSAAITAAVEAKRSGKSVIVVSPDKHLGGLTSGGLGWTDTGDKSVIGGLAREFYQRIYKHYNTDEAWKWQPKSEYGNTGQGTPAMDGENRTMWIFEPRVAENVFEDLIKENEIRVYRDEWLDRENGVLVEDGTIKSISTLTGKTYSAKVFLDATYEGDLMAAAGVSYHVGREGKDVYGEKWNGVQTGVLHHKHWFQSNISPYIIPGDSTSGLLPRVSSKAPGKKHDGDHKIQAYCFRTCMTNHEANRVPFPKPEGYDPMQYELLARVFDSGWNEWFNKFDAIPNHKTDTNNHGPFSSDNIGMNYDYPEASYERRKEIIKEHEQYQKGLLWFVANDPRVPKNIQMEMQKWGLAKDEFVDNGNWPHQIYVREARRMVGEFVMTENELLKKSKTPNPIGLGSYTMDSHNAQRYIKPDGFVQNEGDIGVETNGPYTISYGSLVPKKSECENLLVPVCVSSSHIAFGSIRMEPVFMILGQSAAAAAVMAIDENTAVQNVDYTQLKKVLLSRGQIIE, encoded by the coding sequence ATGAAAAGTATAAGCCGTTTCGTACTTCATATGGTAGTGTTGATGATTTCAACTTTGATTTTGTATTCATGCGAGGATAAATCTACAGATGTAAAAGAAACAATTACAGCAGACATTATTATTTATGGGGGAACTTCAGCGGCAATAACGGCAGCAGTAGAGGCAAAACGCTCTGGGAAATCGGTTATAGTTGTTTCTCCAGATAAGCATTTGGGAGGATTGACCTCTGGAGGATTAGGATGGACTGATACTGGTGATAAAAGTGTAATTGGAGGACTTGCAAGAGAATTTTATCAAAGAATTTATAAGCATTATAATACTGATGAGGCTTGGAAATGGCAACCTAAAAGTGAATATGGAAATACAGGACAAGGTACACCAGCCATGGATGGAGAAAATAGGACTATGTGGATTTTTGAACCTCGTGTTGCAGAAAATGTATTTGAAGACTTAATTAAAGAGAATGAAATTAGGGTTTATAGAGATGAATGGTTAGATCGGGAGAATGGTGTACTTGTAGAAGACGGAACTATTAAATCAATTTCTACGTTGACAGGTAAAACATACTCAGCTAAAGTTTTTTTAGATGCAACCTACGAAGGTGATTTAATGGCTGCTGCTGGAGTAAGTTATCATGTAGGTAGGGAAGGCAAAGATGTTTATGGAGAAAAATGGAATGGAGTGCAGACAGGTGTTTTACATCATAAACATTGGTTTCAATCTAATATATCCCCTTATATAATACCAGGGGATTCAACTAGTGGTTTGTTACCTAGGGTTTCCAGTAAAGCACCAGGTAAGAAACATGATGGGGACCATAAGATTCAAGCATATTGTTTTCGTACTTGTATGACTAATCATGAAGCCAATAGAGTACCTTTTCCAAAGCCTGAAGGTTATGACCCAATGCAATATGAATTGCTTGCTCGTGTATTTGATTCAGGTTGGAATGAATGGTTCAATAAGTTTGATGCCATTCCCAATCATAAGACAGATACAAATAATCATGGACCGTTTAGTAGCGACAATATCGGTATGAATTATGATTATCCAGAGGCTTCATATGAAAGAAGAAAAGAGATTATAAAAGAACACGAGCAATACCAAAAAGGACTTTTATGGTTTGTAGCAAATGACCCTAGAGTGCCAAAAAATATTCAAATGGAAATGCAAAAATGGGGGTTAGCTAAAGATGAATTTGTGGATAATGGTAACTGGCCACATCAAATTTATGTTCGAGAAGCAAGACGAATGGTAGGTGAATTTGTAATGACAGAGAATGAACTATTAAAAAAGAGTAAGACTCCTAACCCAATAGGATTAGGTTCATATACTATGGATTCTCACAATGCACAACGTTATATAAAACCCGATGGATTTGTACAAAACGAAGGAGATATTGGAGTAGAAACTAACGGTCCATATACTATTTCTTATGGCTCGTTGGTACCTAAAAAAAGCGAATGTGAAAATTTACTTGTTCCCGTCTGTGTTTCATCAAGTCATATAGCTTTTGGCTCTATTAGAATGGAACCAGTTTTCATGATATTAGGACAATCGGCAGCTGCGGCGGCCGTTATGGCAATAGATGAGAATACTGCAGTACAAAATGTTGATTATACGCAATTGAAAAAGGTGTTGTTGTCTAGAGGACAAATAATCGAATGA
- the mnmE gene encoding tRNA uridine-5-carboxymethylaminomethyl(34) synthesis GTPase MnmE, with the protein MIQTDTIIALATPAGAGAIAVIRLSGPDAITIATKQFESVSGKILENQKSHTIHLGYIKDGENILDQALVSIFKNPYSYTGENVIEISCHGSPYIQQQIIQLFLRNGCRTADAGEFTLRAFLNGKMDLSQAEAVADLISSDNAASHQIAVQQMRGGFSNEIKQLRTELLNFASLIELELDFSEEDVEFADRTQFKELLTRIQKVLQGLIDSFAVGNVIKNGIPVAIVGEPNVGKSTLLNAFLNEERALVSDIAGTTRDTIEDEISIGGIGFRFIDTAGIRETQDVVEGMGIKRTFEKIEQAQVILLLVDGSKILADDKKLKNIVIDFEKIKNQNPLKPLVLLVNKADTLSEDEKNKIGTYLDDVKYLSAKTGEGVEELQNSLLEFVNTGALRNNETIVTNTRHYNSLLKALEEIEKVQFGMKAELSSDLMAIDVKEALYHLGEITGQVTNDELLGNIFANFCIGK; encoded by the coding sequence ATGATTCAAACCGATACTATAATAGCATTAGCAACTCCAGCAGGCGCAGGAGCAATCGCAGTTATAAGACTTTCAGGACCCGATGCCATTACCATTGCTACTAAACAATTTGAATCGGTTTCAGGTAAAATTCTTGAAAACCAAAAAAGCCATACCATACACTTAGGTTATATTAAGGATGGAGAAAATATACTAGATCAAGCACTCGTTTCCATATTTAAAAATCCATATTCTTATACAGGAGAAAACGTGATAGAAATATCGTGCCACGGTTCACCATATATACAACAGCAAATAATTCAATTGTTTCTTAGAAATGGTTGTAGAACCGCAGATGCAGGTGAGTTTACCCTAAGAGCCTTTTTAAATGGTAAGATGGATTTAAGTCAGGCAGAAGCTGTTGCCGATTTAATCTCTAGTGATAACGCTGCGAGTCATCAAATAGCTGTTCAACAAATGCGTGGGGGTTTCAGTAATGAAATAAAACAATTACGAACAGAGTTGCTGAACTTTGCTTCATTAATAGAACTAGAACTCGATTTTTCTGAAGAAGATGTAGAATTCGCAGACCGTACTCAATTTAAGGAACTACTTACACGCATTCAAAAAGTATTGCAAGGTCTAATAGATTCTTTTGCAGTAGGAAATGTAATTAAAAATGGTATTCCAGTGGCTATTGTAGGCGAACCTAACGTAGGTAAATCTACCCTTTTAAATGCGTTTTTAAATGAAGAGCGCGCATTGGTATCTGATATTGCCGGAACAACCCGAGACACTATAGAAGATGAAATATCTATTGGCGGAATTGGTTTCAGATTCATAGATACCGCAGGAATTCGTGAGACCCAAGATGTTGTAGAAGGCATGGGAATTAAACGAACATTCGAAAAAATAGAACAGGCACAAGTAATTTTACTACTGGTTGATGGATCAAAGATTTTAGCTGACGATAAGAAACTCAAAAATATTGTCATCGATTTTGAGAAAATAAAAAATCAGAATCCGCTAAAACCTTTAGTATTGCTTGTAAATAAAGCCGATACCCTTTCTGAGGATGAGAAGAATAAAATCGGCACCTATTTAGATGATGTAAAATACCTATCTGCAAAAACTGGAGAAGGTGTAGAAGAATTACAAAATAGCCTTTTAGAATTTGTGAATACAGGAGCTCTACGCAATAATGAAACGATAGTTACCAATACCCGCCATTATAACTCCTTACTAAAAGCATTAGAAGAAATAGAAAAAGTTCAATTTGGAATGAAAGCAGAACTTTCAAGCGATCTCATGGCAATTGATGTTAAGGAAGCTCTTTACCATTTAGGAGAAATCACAGGCCAAGTGACCAACGATGAGTTGTTGGGAAATATATTTGCTAATTTTTGTATCGGGAAGTAA
- a CDS encoding DUF4870 domain-containing protein, with translation MELVNKNAVVVREDRNLLVITHLSQYLDFITGFGGLIVPLVIWLTTKDSVIGMDEHGKSVINFQLTLILYLVIGIPGILLFGLGILLLIFAGILSIVMPAVNAIKASNGESPSYFGTIRFIS, from the coding sequence ATGGAACTAGTAAATAAAAACGCAGTAGTTGTTCGTGAAGACCGTAATTTGTTGGTCATTACTCATTTGTCTCAATATTTAGATTTTATAACAGGATTTGGCGGACTTATAGTGCCGCTGGTGATTTGGTTAACAACCAAAGATTCTGTTATTGGTATGGATGAGCATGGTAAATCTGTCATTAACTTTCAGTTAACCCTGATCTTATATTTAGTAATTGGTATTCCTGGTATCTTATTATTCGGACTCGGAATCTTATTGCTGATTTTTGCCGGTATCTTATCAATTGTGATGCCTGCAGTAAATGCCATAAAAGCAAGTAACGGAGAATCTCCTAGTTATTTTGGAACCATACGGTTTATATCGTAA
- the dnaN gene encoding DNA polymerase III subunit beta, translating into MKFIVSSTYLLKQLQILGGVINNSNTLPILDNFLFDLQKDKLTVSASDLETTMSSVIKVDSDNEGTIAVPARLLLETLKTFPEQPLTFVVEDNNTVEISSNHGKYALAYADGAEFPKAVELTSPSSTTLLGDILATAINKTIFAAGNDDLRPVMSGVFFQFSPENLTFVATDAHKLVKYQRTDVRASQVAEFIMPKKPLTLLKGILAGSESDVLIEYNESNAKFSFDETELICRLIDGKYPNYEAVIPKENPNKLTIARNQFLSSVKRVSIFSNKTTHQIRLKIAGAELNISAEDLDYSNKAEERLTCAYQGDDMQIGFNSRFLTEMLNNLGSDEVSLEMSLPNRAGILTPTDGLDEGEFVTMLVMPVMLNG; encoded by the coding sequence ATGAAATTTATAGTTTCAAGTACCTATTTGCTAAAACAACTTCAAATATTAGGAGGTGTAATCAACAACAGTAATACGTTACCTATTCTGGATAATTTTCTGTTCGATTTGCAGAAGGACAAACTAACGGTCTCAGCTTCCGATTTGGAAACCACCATGAGTTCAGTTATAAAAGTAGATTCTGACAACGAAGGTACTATAGCTGTACCAGCAAGATTGCTTTTAGAAACTTTAAAAACTTTCCCTGAACAACCACTGACTTTTGTTGTTGAGGATAACAATACAGTAGAAATCAGTTCTAACCACGGTAAATATGCGCTTGCATATGCTGATGGAGCTGAATTCCCAAAAGCAGTTGAATTAACAAGTCCAAGTTCAACAACATTACTTGGTGATATTTTGGCAACAGCGATTAACAAAACAATATTTGCTGCAGGTAATGATGACTTAAGACCTGTAATGAGCGGAGTATTTTTTCAATTTTCTCCAGAGAACTTAACGTTCGTTGCTACTGACGCACATAAATTGGTGAAATACCAACGAACAGATGTAAGAGCTTCTCAAGTAGCGGAATTCATTATGCCTAAAAAACCTTTGACTTTATTGAAAGGTATTTTAGCTGGTAGTGAGTCTGATGTGCTTATTGAATACAATGAAAGTAATGCAAAATTCAGTTTTGATGAAACTGAATTGATTTGTAGACTAATAGATGGCAAATACCCTAACTACGAAGCGGTAATACCAAAAGAAAACCCGAACAAACTTACTATTGCAAGAAATCAGTTTTTGAGCTCAGTAAAAAGGGTTTCTATTTTCTCTAATAAAACAACACACCAAATACGTTTAAAGATAGCAGGTGCAGAACTAAATATATCTGCTGAAGATCTTGATTATTCTAACAAAGCAGAAGAAAGATTGACATGTGCTTACCAAGGTGATGACATGCAAATTGGTTTCAACTCTAGGTTCTTAACCGAAATGTTGAACAACTTAGGTTCTGATGAAGTTTCTTTAGAAATGAGTTTACCAAACCGTGCAGGTATACTTACCCCAACAGATGGTTTGGATGAAGGTGAATTTGTAACTATGTTAGTAATGCCTGTTATGCTTAACGGATAG
- a CDS encoding SAM hydrolase/SAM-dependent halogenase family protein — MAIITLTTDFGLKDHFVAVLKGSIYTELPDAKIVDISHDIMPFNIHECAYILSNTYNSFPKGTIHIVGVDSEETPDNKHIVALVNGHYFISANTGVIGLITSEMTPEKVFEINLPDSIANSFPVLNVFIQVACHIARGGTLELVGKPFTELNDLREFAPRIVEDGKKIIGSVIYIDNYGNVITNIRKNLFDAYRKDRDYTVMARNHKIKTIHKAYNEFIDYSLEKSQRKSAGDLLAIFNSSNYIELAIYKSNLTTVGGASTLLGLDYRDTIMVDFE, encoded by the coding sequence ATGGCAATTATCACCCTCACAACAGATTTCGGATTAAAAGATCACTTTGTAGCTGTATTAAAAGGCTCCATATATACAGAATTGCCCGATGCTAAAATTGTTGATATTTCGCATGACATCATGCCCTTCAACATTCACGAATGTGCTTATATACTCTCAAATACTTATAATAGTTTCCCAAAAGGAACCATTCATATTGTTGGTGTAGACTCTGAAGAAACCCCGGATAACAAGCATATTGTAGCATTAGTAAACGGACATTATTTTATTAGCGCAAACACCGGTGTCATTGGACTCATCACCTCTGAAATGACTCCGGAAAAAGTATTTGAAATAAATTTACCAGATTCTATTGCAAACTCATTCCCTGTATTAAATGTTTTCATACAAGTTGCCTGCCATATAGCCCGCGGCGGCACATTAGAACTTGTGGGCAAACCATTTACCGAATTGAACGATTTAAGAGAATTTGCACCGAGAATAGTTGAAGACGGAAAGAAAATAATTGGCAGTGTCATCTATATTGATAACTATGGAAATGTAATTACCAATATTCGTAAAAATTTATTTGACGCTTATCGTAAAGACCGTGATTATACCGTAATGGCCCGTAATCATAAAATAAAAACGATCCATAAAGCTTATAATGAATTTATAGACTATAGTTTAGAGAAGAGTCAACGTAAGAGTGCGGGAGACCTGCTTGCCATATTTAATTCATCCAATTATATAGAACTGGCTATTTACAAAAGTAATTTAACCACAGTAGGTGGTGCTTCTACCTTATTAGGATTGGATTATAGAGATACTATTATGGTAGATTTTGAATAG